One genomic window of Peromyscus maniculatus bairdii isolate BWxNUB_F1_BW_parent chromosome 2, HU_Pman_BW_mat_3.1, whole genome shotgun sequence includes the following:
- the LOC143271671 gene encoding interferon alpha-12-like, translated as MARPCVFLMILVVMHYWSSCCLGCDLPQTHHLRNKRAFTLLAQMRRLSPLSCLKDRMDFAFPLEKVDAQQIQKAQVIQFLGEMIQQVLILFTSNESSAAWETTLLNTLCDELYQLLNDLQDCVMEQVEVQEPSLSQEDSLLAVRNYFHRITVYLQEKKHSPCAWEVVRAEVWRALSSSANLLARLIEEKK; from the coding sequence ATGGCCAGGCCCTGTGTTTTCCTGATGATCCTGGTGGTGATGCACTACTGGTCAAGCTGCTGTCTGGGATGTGACCTGCCTCAGACTCATCACCTCAGGAACAAGAGAGCCTTCACACTCCTGGCACAAATGAGGagactctcccctctctcctgcctcaaggaCAGAATGGACTTTGCATTCCCTCTGGAGAAGGTGGATGCCCAGCAGATCCAAAAGGCTCAAGTCATCCAGTTCCTGGGTGAGATGATCCAACAGGTCCTGATCCTCTTCACCTCCAATGAATCATCTGCTGCTTGGGAGACAACCCTCCTAAACACCCTCTGCGATGAGCTCTACCAGCTGCTCAATGACCTGCAAGACTGTGTGATGGAGCAGGTGGAGGTTCAGGAACCTTCCTTGAGCCAGGAAGACTCCCTTTTGGCTGTGAGAAACTACTTCCACAGGATCACTGTCTACCTgcaggagaagaaacacagcccCTGTGCCTGGGAGGTGGTCAGAGCAGAAGTCTGGAGAgccctgtcttcctcagccaACCTGCTGGCAAGATTGATTGAGGAGAAGAAGTAA